A single region of the Acetonema longum DSM 6540 genome encodes:
- a CDS encoding YqaA family protein, translated as MEFLTEFFQSYGLVGLFIVAFVESFISPILPDVVLIPMALANPEQAIFYSVVATVASVLGGFVGYFIGARFGIPLVKKMVPAAQVESIRGWITTYGGWAIFLAAMAPIPYKFVSISAGVFRVNIVVFVMASALGRAKRFVIEGVLIYLYGNQAVELIAKLSDDILIGSLVIAAVAIGMYGYKKWKQKTQ; from the coding sequence GTGGAGTTTTTAACGGAATTTTTTCAGAGCTACGGACTTGTTGGATTGTTTATTGTAGCTTTTGTCGAATCTTTTATATCCCCGATACTGCCTGATGTTGTATTGATCCCGATGGCGCTGGCCAATCCGGAGCAGGCGATTTTTTATTCGGTTGTCGCCACTGTCGCCTCGGTGTTGGGCGGTTTTGTCGGTTATTTTATCGGGGCCCGGTTTGGCATTCCTCTGGTGAAAAAAATGGTGCCGGCGGCTCAGGTAGAGTCGATTCGCGGCTGGATTACCACTTATGGGGGCTGGGCGATTTTCCTGGCGGCAATGGCGCCCATTCCTTATAAATTTGTCAGCATCAGCGCCGGAGTTTTCCGGGTGAATATCGTTGTCTTCGTGATGGCTTCCGCCCTGGGCCGGGCCAAGAGGTTTGTGATAGAGGGCGTCCTGATCTACCTCTACGGCAATCAGGCCGTCGAATTGATTGCCAAATTGTCCGATGACATCCTGATCGGTTCGCTGGTGATCGCCGCGGTGGCGATTGGGATGTATGGCTATAAGAAGTGGAAGCAGAAGACCCAATAA
- a CDS encoding DEAD/DEAH box helicase family protein, with product MSQFYKRHAGENPWLSVAADASWTYVEPAEALLWRGGPGGLFFKDILAGKLKELNPGAMDQRDMLNEIITRFDRLPTTLEGSRLALSWLKGELTGARYFSRRVRLIDFDHPDNNVYHMTNNWQYSGLDSDKSELVLLVNGIPVSLIAGQSSEDPDRRVRLVERFISLETKLPHLFKVLQLILFPSPERLWLGLPFQLESQGLTWRKPAAGQEPAEWLSGMFAPARILGLLRHLLFIKTDDRPAKLALRQYQAEAVEQALQGVRQALRKIERKQRGLFYLAQGSGKTLTIMATAARLLSNEEKLALSVLIFADPNEIDTGMLPSMEGPYPVRIAGSAKELQAVLASDYRGLLISPREFATALSPGTNERENVIVLVDEAQRIFTTSIADQIEAALPNAILIGCTGSPSAKTDKIQAVSLYDAAQALTDRILTTVCYDMAPPAIRVQPDTLYKEFIRNPAFEGSCDICTLNCSLEMTGHLAAAVKNRERVEQAAEYIARHFTEKVQPFGRKAILVAYDKEACGLYKKALDKHLPAGFSQVIYSAGRKDSLAVKEYYRTTYDEQRLRKAFAQTTDAPHILILTDKLLTGFHCPDLNVLYLDKPLRDHILVQVLSRINQSGNKEAGVVVDLLGLFDAANELTRDIFPDGLPGLQPLEAIHQQFGDLIRTIGLHQYADLVAGPEAGQPSREQAVEYFLDDSRRQAFFACFRQLQSWYDLLHPSALLMPYLTEYKMLAQLYGLVYNAYNTESRTEFTVKTAGLFPENRRQWMKELPGTLAELNEAELDKWKSGPEPATIKVIQMWKFISNITIQPKRISPEQIMLREQTDWLVQLMQSGQKNPQEALTALSEMVGQYLFDEQLRRKAGIDTNVCTLYKTLKTFTSDLNMKRVSRLDAILRRNPDYLWNPRQFARVHTDLCLELLPLVGPDRFVDAANTVIYLPRTEIPGRN from the coding sequence ATGTCTCAATTTTATAAACGGCATGCCGGAGAAAATCCGTGGCTAAGCGTGGCAGCCGATGCCAGCTGGACCTATGTAGAGCCGGCAGAGGCCTTGCTTTGGCGGGGTGGCCCCGGCGGACTATTTTTTAAAGATATTTTGGCGGGTAAGTTGAAAGAGCTGAACCCTGGCGCGATGGATCAGCGGGATATGCTCAATGAAATCATTACCCGCTTTGACAGACTGCCAACCACTTTGGAGGGCAGTCGTTTAGCGTTGTCCTGGCTAAAAGGGGAATTGACCGGCGCCCGGTATTTTTCCCGCAGGGTCCGCCTGATTGACTTTGATCATCCGGACAACAACGTATATCATATGACGAATAACTGGCAGTACAGCGGCCTTGACTCGGATAAAAGCGAACTGGTTCTGCTGGTAAATGGCATTCCCGTAAGTCTGATCGCAGGTCAGTCCTCGGAGGACCCGGACCGCAGGGTGAGGCTGGTAGAACGGTTTATTTCCCTGGAAACCAAGCTGCCCCATTTGTTCAAAGTCTTGCAGCTGATTCTGTTTCCTAGTCCTGAACGGTTATGGCTGGGTCTGCCTTTTCAGCTGGAATCGCAAGGCCTGACCTGGCGGAAACCGGCAGCCGGCCAAGAACCGGCGGAATGGCTGTCCGGGATGTTCGCCCCTGCGCGCATTCTCGGGCTGCTGCGTCATCTCCTGTTTATCAAGACTGATGACCGGCCGGCTAAACTGGCCTTGCGCCAATATCAGGCCGAGGCAGTGGAACAAGCGCTGCAGGGAGTGAGACAGGCGCTGCGCAAGATCGAAAGAAAGCAGCGGGGTCTTTTCTATTTGGCGCAAGGCAGCGGTAAAACCCTTACGATCATGGCCACAGCCGCCAGGCTGCTGTCGAATGAGGAAAAACTCGCCCTGTCGGTCCTGATTTTCGCCGATCCTAATGAAATTGATACCGGTATGCTGCCAAGCATGGAGGGACCCTATCCGGTCAGAATCGCCGGCAGCGCTAAAGAACTGCAGGCTGTTTTAGCCTCTGACTACCGGGGTCTCCTGATCTCTCCCCGGGAATTTGCCACGGCCCTGTCACCTGGCACGAATGAGCGCGAGAATGTAATAGTTTTGGTTGATGAGGCCCAGCGAATTTTTACGACTTCTATTGCCGACCAAATTGAGGCCGCGTTGCCGAATGCCATTCTGATTGGCTGTACCGGATCTCCTTCCGCCAAAACAGACAAAATCCAGGCGGTTTCCCTGTACGATGCCGCCCAGGCTCTGACCGACAGGATTCTTACAACCGTTTGCTATGATATGGCGCCACCGGCTATCCGGGTTCAGCCGGATACCTTGTATAAAGAGTTTATTAGAAACCCTGCTTTTGAGGGAAGCTGCGATATCTGCACTCTGAATTGCAGTCTGGAGATGACCGGGCATCTGGCCGCAGCGGTGAAAAACCGGGAACGGGTGGAACAGGCGGCGGAATATATTGCCCGGCACTTTACGGAAAAAGTCCAGCCTTTTGGCCGAAAGGCTATTTTAGTGGCCTATGACAAGGAAGCCTGCGGGTTATATAAAAAGGCTCTGGACAAACATCTGCCGGCTGGATTCTCCCAGGTTATCTACTCAGCCGGCAGGAAAGACAGTTTGGCGGTGAAAGAGTATTACCGCACCACCTATGATGAACAAAGACTGCGCAAGGCTTTTGCCCAAACAACCGATGCGCCTCACATTCTGATTCTGACCGATAAGCTGCTGACTGGATTCCATTGCCCGGATCTCAACGTGCTTTATCTGGATAAGCCCTTGAGAGATCATATCCTGGTGCAGGTATTGTCGCGGATCAATCAGTCCGGCAATAAAGAAGCCGGGGTAGTAGTGGATCTTCTGGGGCTGTTCGATGCTGCAAACGAACTGACCCGGGATATTTTCCCTGACGGACTACCCGGATTGCAGCCGCTGGAGGCTATTCATCAGCAGTTTGGCGATCTCATAAGAACCATCGGTCTCCACCAATATGCGGATCTGGTTGCCGGACCGGAAGCCGGGCAGCCATCCCGGGAGCAGGCTGTGGAGTATTTCCTGGATGACTCCCGGCGTCAGGCATTTTTCGCTTGTTTCCGTCAACTGCAGTCCTGGTATGACTTATTGCATCCGTCGGCGCTTCTTATGCCTTATTTAACGGAGTATAAGATGCTGGCTCAATTATATGGTCTGGTGTATAATGCCTACAACACAGAGTCCCGGACGGAATTTACCGTGAAAACGGCAGGGTTGTTCCCTGAAAACCGCAGACAATGGATGAAGGAATTGCCGGGAACTTTGGCTGAACTGAACGAAGCGGAACTGGATAAGTGGAAAAGCGGACCGGAGCCGGCAACGATAAAAGTGATTCAAATGTGGAAATTTATATCAAACATAACCATCCAGCCGAAACGGATTTCTCCTGAACAGATCATGCTCAGGGAGCAGACTGATTGGCTGGTTCAGCTCATGCAGTCCGGGCAAAAAAATCCTCAGGAGGCTCTAACGGCGCTCTCAGAGATGGTCGGACAATATCTCTTTGATGAGCAGTTACGGCGGAAGGCCGGTATCGATACGAATGTCTGCACCCTGTACAAAACCTTGAAAACGTTTACTTCCGATCTGAATATGAAGCGGGTTTCCCGCCTGGATGCCATCCTGCGCCGGAATCCTGACTATTTATGGAATCCACGGCAATTTGCCCGGGTGCACACTGACTTATGCCTGGAACTTTTGCCGCTGGTAGGGCCTGATCGGTTTGTGGATGCGGCGAATACCGTCATTTATCTCCCTCGTACCGAAATCCCTGGAAGGAATTAG